AGCAAGATCAAAAGGCCGCTTTGTCACAGGCGGCCTTTCTCATGGCTCAAAACCGTGTCTGGAAGGACCTACAAAAATACTCACCTACTAGGAGAGCGTTTCATTCCGGGGGGACATCTTCCCAAGGCCCCCCATCAGTGCTCCCAGGCAGGTTTCCCCAGAAAGGGCCGCACTTCCCTCAAGAAAGCCACTTTCAGGCGTTGCAACTGCAATTCCATGCTTCCTTCTGCCAGCACCACCAGGGTGTCACCATCGACCTGTACATCCCGGTGCAGGTTCCCGATGGCATAGGCGATTCGCAAGGCCTCCACATGGCTTTCAGGATGGATCACCAGCACCGCCTCGGGCGCTGCCTCCACCACGTAAGCTGTGGTGGAGTTCTTGCTCAGCACCATTCCCGCCTGCAAAACCATCCCGGTGGGGAGGGCCAGTGCAAACCCCTGTCCGTCGGAGGTAGTGAGTTTGCGCCTGACCCGGTGCCGATCCAGGCACGTCATGGTGACCGCAATGACCTCCTGTCCTTGCAGGGTCTGCTCTGGCAAACGGTCCACCCGGCTCCAGGCTGCAGGGGACTCAGGCTCCTCCAGTGCACTGGAGGGTTGCAGCAAGGGCCGTTTAAGGTTGGACAGTTTCATGCTGGCCCTGCAACACCCGGTACCACGCCTGCAGGCCCTGCCCGCTGCGGGAAGACACCTCGATGACTTTGACGCCCGGACGGGAGCGGTCAATGTTCTCCAGCGCCAGTTCCCGGTCAAAACCCACGGCATCCGCAAGGTCGATTTTGGTGATCAGCACCAGGTCGGCCGTGTTGAACATGGTCGGGTACTTGAGGGGTTTGTCTTCCCCTTCCGTCACGGACAGCAGCACCACCCGGAGTTCCTCCCCGAGGTCGTAGCTTGAGGGGCACACCAGGTTCCCGACGTTCTCCAGGAACAGCACGTCCAACTCAGGCAGGTTGAAGTGCGGCAGCACATTTTGCACCATCTGGGCATCCAGGTGGCAGATGGTTCCGGTCACGATCTGCACGGCCTGCACCCCAGTGCGCCTCAGGCGCTCCGCGTCGTTTTCGGTGGCCAGGTCTCCCACCGCCACAGCCAGCCTCAGGGTCTCTTTCAGGTCCGAGAGGGTGCGTTCCAGCAGAGCGGTTTTTCCAGCCCCGGGGCTGGAGGCCAGGTTGATGGCCCGGACTCCAGCCTGCTGGAAGGTCTGGCGGTTTTCCCGGGCCAGTTCATCGTTTTTCTTCAGGATGCCTTGCCGGACGGTGACAATGCGGGGGGGGGTCATGTTTCCTCCAGTTCCAGCGCTTCGAGTTCCAGTTCTTCCCCGGAGCGCAGGGTGGTGATGGGGTGGTCACAGTGGGGACAGCGCAATCCCCGCTGGGGGTGGAGGGGGATGTCCCCGTGCTCAGGGCAAATTCCAACCGCCTCCACGGTTTCGATGACGAGGGTGGCCTGTTCCAGCAC
This genomic interval from Deinococcus roseus contains the following:
- the hypB gene encoding hydrogenase nickel incorporation protein HypB; its protein translation is MTPPRIVTVRQGILKKNDELARENRQTFQQAGVRAINLASSPGAGKTALLERTLSDLKETLRLAVAVGDLATENDAERLRRTGVQAVQIVTGTICHLDAQMVQNVLPHFNLPELDVLFLENVGNLVCPSSYDLGEELRVVLLSVTEGEDKPLKYPTMFNTADLVLITKIDLADAVGFDRELALENIDRSRPGVKVIEVSSRSGQGLQAWYRVLQGQHETVQP
- a CDS encoding hydrogenase maturation nickel metallochaperone HypA/HybF, with product MHEASILLALIDQVQDVLQHHPGMRVKTVTVRIGTLSSVIPEALHFAYPAGARGTVLEQATLVIETVEAVGICPEHGDIPLHPQRGLRCPHCDHPITTLRSGEELELEALELEET
- a CDS encoding urease accessory protein UreE; the encoded protein is MKLSNLKRPLLQPSSALEEPESPAAWSRVDRLPEQTLQGQEVIAVTMTCLDRHRVRRKLTTSDGQGFALALPTGMVLQAGMVLSKNSTTAYVVEAAPEAVLVIHPESHVEALRIAYAIGNLHRDVQVDGDTLVVLAEGSMELQLQRLKVAFLREVRPFLGKPAWEH